The following coding sequences lie in one Vibrio splendidus genomic window:
- a CDS encoding SDR family oxidoreductase, with the protein MKKLIVITGASSGIGEAIARRLSDEGHPLLLLARRVDRLEALNLPNSLSVKVDVTDKASFDAAIAQGEAKFGPVDALINNAGAMLLGQIDTQDAQEWKTMFDVNVIGLLNGMQSVLAPMMERNTGTIINISSIAGKKTFPSHAAYCGTKFAVHAISENVREEVAASNVRVTTIAPGAVETELLSHTTSQEIKDGYDSWKEDMGGVLAADDIARAVSFAYQQPQNVCIREIALAPTKQQP; encoded by the coding sequence ATGAAAAAACTAATCGTAATTACAGGTGCAAGCTCTGGTATTGGTGAAGCAATCGCTCGTCGTCTAAGCGATGAAGGTCACCCTCTGCTACTTTTAGCTCGTCGTGTTGACCGCCTTGAAGCGCTGAACCTACCAAACTCACTATCAGTGAAAGTAGACGTAACAGACAAAGCGTCTTTTGATGCAGCAATCGCACAAGGTGAAGCGAAATTTGGCCCTGTAGACGCGCTTATCAACAACGCCGGTGCAATGCTTCTTGGTCAAATCGATACTCAAGACGCTCAAGAGTGGAAGACAATGTTCGACGTGAACGTAATTGGTCTTCTAAACGGCATGCAATCTGTACTTGCTCCGATGATGGAACGTAATACAGGTACTATCATCAACATCAGCTCTATCGCAGGTAAGAAAACATTCCCAAGCCACGCAGCTTACTGTGGTACTAAATTCGCGGTACACGCTATTTCTGAGAACGTTCGTGAAGAAGTGGCTGCTTCAAATGTTCGTGTTACGACTATCGCACCGGGCGCTGTAGAAACTGAGCTTCTGTCGCACACTACCTCTCAAGAGATCAAAGACGGTTACGATTCTTGGAAAGAAGACATGGGCGGCGTACTGGCAGCTGACGATATTGCTCGCGCGGTATCATTCGCTTACCAGCAACCACAGAACGTTTGTATCCGTGAAATTGCTCTAGCGCCAACTAAGCAACAGCCATAG
- a CDS encoding HIT family protein produces MNKVFNATQSCIFCQINRDQSAHFLIAKSNCLIAVLDIHPITEGHLLILSRSHVSHLEELNDDEYKELFLFAKKLGLRVIEAFDDVNDYTLVVNNGTYSGQHIPHAHIHLIPRRKWDNINFYWRLLTRFINPTVSKRRLLKVSQKLKSHF; encoded by the coding sequence ATGAATAAAGTTTTTAACGCTACTCAATCATGTATTTTTTGTCAGATTAATCGTGATCAATCTGCTCATTTCCTCATTGCGAAGTCTAACTGTTTGATAGCTGTACTTGACATACATCCGATAACGGAAGGTCACTTACTTATTCTCAGTAGAAGTCACGTTTCTCATCTTGAAGAGCTAAATGATGATGAATACAAGGAGTTGTTCTTGTTCGCTAAGAAGTTGGGGCTGAGAGTTATCGAGGCATTTGATGATGTCAATGATTATACATTGGTGGTAAACAATGGAACATATTCAGGACAGCATATTCCTCATGCTCATATTCACTTAATTCCACGACGGAAATGGGACAACATTAATTTTTACTGGCGATTACTTACAAGGTTTATTAACCCGACCGTTTCAAAAAGGCGCTTGCTAAAAGTGTCTCAAAAACTGAAAAGTCATTTTTGA
- a CDS encoding AMP-binding protein translates to MFQLSLRLKQAFQAHRERPALWVKNVTYTYEQLEDRASQLARSLLQLEQPNALLLVGKSFDGYASILACTLSKITYIPLNNTFPVEKIASIIRTSGCSTLLVDEESIDLLESLLPLCDRKLKIIRSYDLAIDIHEDKIFKIGSRRSDLTSGCNEQKFDNLQSSYVYLMFTSGSTGLPKGVPVNEQNLLSYLDGITSLYNFDHLDRHSQFFDFTFDLSVHDIFVCLTTGGCLYAATEFDKLLPTKFVNTHKLTVWFSTPSMVTFAKQAMGERFQFEKMPTLKHSLFCGEALTDSVVEDWSCLAENSTLDNLYGPTEATIAFTLFRVNRDDEAAHPIVPIGKPFGQNRCVILNDELLPAEFGEVGQLYLTGPQVVDGYWTDSDKTNQVFIEWSPWNDSVVQRLYKTGDLASYDSSGVMYFHGRVDHQVKLRGYRIEIQEIESLIRRFTASDRIVVVPYPYGEKVCTGLTLCHNELGFSAEDLVELCRSSLPTYMVPDTIVFLDKIPTNSSGKLDRRAIMEMLKANE, encoded by the coding sequence GTGTTCCAGCTTAGTCTTCGACTTAAGCAAGCTTTTCAAGCACACCGAGAACGACCTGCATTATGGGTAAAAAATGTAACATATACCTATGAGCAGCTTGAAGATCGCGCCAGTCAGTTGGCGCGATCTTTACTCCAGCTAGAGCAACCCAATGCTCTACTATTGGTTGGAAAATCGTTTGACGGTTATGCTTCTATACTTGCTTGCACGTTATCTAAAATAACTTACATTCCTCTCAACAATACATTTCCTGTTGAAAAAATTGCCTCGATTATTCGTACGAGCGGATGCAGTACTTTATTAGTCGATGAAGAAAGCATTGACTTACTAGAGTCTCTATTACCTTTGTGTGATAGGAAGCTGAAAATTATTCGTTCATATGATTTAGCGATAGATATCCATGAGGATAAGATTTTCAAAATAGGTTCTAGGCGTAGTGATCTTACTTCAGGTTGCAATGAACAAAAGTTTGATAATTTGCAGAGTTCTTATGTTTATCTAATGTTCACTTCAGGTAGTACAGGATTACCAAAAGGCGTACCAGTTAATGAGCAGAACTTACTTAGTTATTTAGATGGCATTACTTCACTGTACAACTTCGATCATCTAGATAGACATAGTCAGTTTTTCGATTTTACGTTTGATCTATCGGTTCATGACATTTTTGTATGTTTGACCACTGGTGGGTGCCTATATGCAGCCACTGAGTTTGATAAATTGCTTCCGACTAAGTTTGTTAACACCCACAAGTTAACAGTCTGGTTTTCCACGCCATCAATGGTGACATTTGCGAAGCAGGCAATGGGAGAACGTTTTCAGTTTGAAAAGATGCCAACGTTGAAACATAGTCTTTTTTGCGGTGAGGCTTTAACGGACAGTGTTGTTGAAGACTGGAGTTGTTTGGCTGAAAACTCAACATTGGACAACCTGTATGGGCCAACAGAAGCAACAATTGCGTTTACTTTGTTTAGGGTTAATAGAGACGATGAAGCAGCGCATCCAATAGTCCCAATTGGAAAGCCTTTTGGCCAAAACCGCTGCGTTATTTTGAATGATGAGCTGCTCCCTGCCGAGTTTGGTGAAGTGGGGCAACTTTATTTGACTGGCCCTCAGGTTGTAGACGGGTACTGGACAGATAGTGATAAAACAAACCAAGTTTTTATAGAATGGTCACCATGGAATGATAGCGTTGTTCAACGGCTTTATAAGACCGGAGATTTGGCGAGCTATGACTCTAGTGGCGTAATGTACTTTCATGGACGTGTCGATCATCAAGTTAAGCTCAGAGGCTATCGCATAGAGATACAAGAAATTGAATCATTGATTCGTCGTTTTACTGCTTCAGATAGGATCGTAGTCGTTCCGTACCCTTATGGAGAAAAGGTGTGTACTGGTTTAACTTTGTGTCATAACGAGCTTGGCTTTAGTGCAGAGGATCTAGTTGAACTTTGTCGTTCGTCGCTACCTACATATATGGTGCCCGATACCATCGTTTTTTTAGATAAGATTCCTACAAACAGTAGTGGAAAGTTAGATCGTAGAGCCATTATGGAGATGTTGAAAGCCAATGAATAA
- a CDS encoding alpha/beta fold hydrolase, translating to MSNKSQQINLLELIKQPLYDSQESIFITGATGFLGGNYLYWKLHTPGKIFVLSRGDSEQEALSRIKNNLKSCAQSYDLPDIPEDELERKLVCVRGDLKSQGLGLSQKQIIQLQQENITEIWHFAASLSYRWEDQNKIDATNLIGTQNLLDVSEKLKVKRFIYISTAYTAGKTSGSIKEQLHSEDTEFTNYYEQSKCYAEKLVSQYTASMGIASTIVRPSIVLGPVLTQRSGGTRFGLYGFFNEMYQIKSTLSQLNHKIRLVGDPEAVGNFIPVDQVVADLLYLRSINFGSQPIYHSVNPSNLRVFDVIQQCEQHIGTDCIDIVDSRDSETTTLESMFDGRTEFYEGYYGTLKSFERSLPHHKPMSLNVMDNYIRMFQEELVLEGSDDSFERHQVKTWDGNLLTVYTMGSPKKETLIIANAYGMPVDFMQPLASRLSRDYHVVTWDTRWVPGITQGFELEKCHSLTHARDAISLLDSFDVKQASMIGWSSGVQVTLRALSAFPSRFSSAVLLNGGISLQKRKLPVSEFEQSLKSLLPKISSSRRNAELYCQLIYGNIQGDADDKRAINSVISSTDPRLMAMTSLPYQNSETLYRYANMMNNLFNERDDAYTSDAHQPMLVVGCQNDEITHPESAVELSRSLSNGRLLMLEDSGHFAHYYDSSLAESIIQFIAQFKKEQEGVPA from the coding sequence ATGTCTAATAAAAGCCAACAGATCAATTTACTCGAACTTATTAAACAACCTCTTTATGATAGTCAAGAATCTATTTTTATAACTGGAGCGACGGGTTTTCTAGGAGGTAACTACCTTTACTGGAAGTTACATACTCCGGGAAAAATATTTGTTCTATCCAGAGGCGATTCTGAGCAAGAGGCACTTTCGCGTATTAAAAATAACTTGAAATCCTGTGCTCAAAGTTATGATCTGCCGGATATCCCAGAAGATGAGTTAGAGCGGAAGCTCGTGTGTGTTCGAGGAGACCTCAAGTCACAAGGATTAGGACTCAGTCAAAAGCAGATAATACAGTTACAACAAGAAAATATAACCGAAATATGGCATTTTGCAGCAAGTTTATCTTATCGTTGGGAAGACCAAAATAAAATTGATGCGACAAACTTAATAGGTACTCAAAACTTACTGGATGTTTCAGAAAAGTTGAAAGTTAAGCGATTTATTTATATATCAACAGCATATACCGCAGGTAAAACTAGCGGGTCAATAAAGGAGCAACTGCATAGCGAGGATACAGAATTTACTAACTATTACGAACAGAGTAAGTGCTATGCGGAAAAGTTAGTTTCACAATATACTGCATCTATGGGGATTGCTTCCACGATAGTTAGACCTTCCATTGTTTTGGGGCCAGTATTGACTCAGCGCAGTGGAGGAACTCGATTTGGTTTGTATGGATTTTTTAATGAGATGTATCAGATCAAATCAACGTTATCTCAGTTAAACCATAAAATTCGACTCGTAGGCGATCCCGAAGCTGTTGGCAATTTTATTCCTGTCGATCAGGTAGTAGCAGACTTACTATATCTACGGTCGATTAACTTTGGTTCACAACCTATTTATCATTCTGTAAACCCCTCAAACTTAAGGGTCTTTGACGTAATTCAACAATGTGAACAACACATAGGGACTGACTGTATTGACATTGTTGATTCTAGAGATAGTGAAACGACAACACTTGAATCAATGTTTGATGGAAGAACAGAGTTCTATGAAGGGTATTATGGCACGTTGAAATCTTTTGAACGTTCATTGCCTCATCATAAGCCAATGTCACTAAATGTTATGGATAACTATATTCGTATGTTTCAAGAAGAACTTGTTCTTGAAGGTAGCGATGATTCGTTTGAACGTCATCAAGTAAAGACTTGGGATGGTAACTTACTAACTGTATACACAATGGGGTCACCTAAAAAAGAGACGCTCATTATTGCTAACGCATATGGGATGCCAGTTGATTTTATGCAACCTCTAGCCTCTCGCTTGTCGCGAGATTATCACGTTGTCACTTGGGATACCCGTTGGGTGCCTGGAATTACTCAAGGTTTTGAATTAGAAAAGTGTCACTCATTAACGCATGCAAGGGATGCGATAAGCCTACTCGATTCCTTCGACGTTAAACAAGCTTCAATGATAGGTTGGAGCAGTGGTGTCCAAGTTACACTGCGAGCCTTGAGTGCATTTCCTTCTCGTTTTTCTTCAGCAGTACTCTTAAATGGAGGGATTTCATTGCAGAAAAGGAAGTTACCAGTAAGTGAATTCGAACAAAGTTTGAAGAGTCTTCTCCCCAAAATTAGCTCGTCTAGAAGAAATGCAGAACTATATTGTCAGTTGATATACGGAAACATCCAAGGAGATGCTGACGATAAAAGAGCAATCAATTCGGTAATAAGTAGCACTGACCCGAGATTAATGGCAATGACAAGCCTACCTTATCAAAACAGTGAAACGTTGTACCGATATGCCAATATGATGAACAACTTATTTAATGAACGAGACGATGCATATACAAGTGATGCTCATCAACCAATGTTAGTTGTTGGTTGTCAGAACGATGAAATCACACATCCTGAATCTGCTGTTGAGCTGTCGAGGTCTTTGAGTAATGGTCGATTGTTAATGTTAGAAGATAGTGGTCATTTTGCTCATTATTATGACAGCTCGCTTGCGGAGTCGATCATCCAATTTATCGCGCAATTTAAAAAGGAGCAAGAAGGTGTTCCAGCTTAG
- a CDS encoding diiron oxygenase, translating to MSQLLRRTDNLSKLSVNKHNYAFGFFNWPQHIEEDSWWQSPDVLSVSLTEKFETFSEEQLKKLSKWECVNTFSLNYTGELELIHEVSRILNKVTLKDAREYLFHLIDEENQHMWYFHKFCKDYTNTVYPNRKLQLENPVLTPSEEQFLIFARILIFEEIGHHYNIVNAKDERVHPFVREINEEHYKDESRHIAYGRQLLEYLAPAALESEGSPQMLAKQLQTSIDINIGALYNTSAYRDAGILEPLALRN from the coding sequence ATGTCACAGCTATTAAGAAGGACAGACAACTTATCTAAGTTGTCTGTGAATAAGCACAACTATGCATTTGGTTTTTTTAATTGGCCCCAACATATTGAAGAGGACTCATGGTGGCAATCTCCTGATGTTTTAAGTGTTAGCCTTACTGAAAAATTCGAAACTTTTTCTGAAGAACAACTTAAAAAATTATCTAAATGGGAGTGCGTGAATACTTTTAGCCTCAATTATACCGGAGAGTTGGAGTTGATACATGAGGTAAGCCGGATACTGAATAAAGTTACACTAAAAGATGCTAGAGAATATCTTTTTCATTTGATTGATGAAGAAAACCAGCATATGTGGTATTTCCATAAGTTTTGTAAAGACTATACCAATACTGTTTATCCTAATAGAAAGCTTCAATTGGAAAATCCAGTATTAACTCCTTCTGAAGAACAGTTTTTAATATTCGCGAGAATATTGATTTTTGAAGAGATTGGCCACCACTATAATATTGTTAATGCTAAAGATGAGCGTGTTCACCCTTTTGTAAGAGAAATAAATGAAGAGCACTACAAAGACGAATCAAGACATATAGCATACGGTCGTCAACTTCTTGAATACTTGGCTCCTGCGGCGCTTGAAAGTGAGGGAAGCCCTCAAATGTTAGCGAAGCAGCTACAAACATCGATAGATATTAATATTGGAGCACTCTATAACACATCTGCATATCGTGATGCTGGGATATTAGAACCACTGGCACTGAGAAACTGA
- a CDS encoding AMP-binding protein, whose product MTTYCTPLEQLKANVKKHPDKVWLHQPVDRKWHTYTWCEADIAARKVAKGLVDNGLVEGDKVSIIAKNSAEWYICDLAIMMAGLISVPIYPTASSDNIKYVLEHSGAKAMFIGKLDDSKELSKALPDSLLTIAMPSAKVDCKLDWRAWLPMLTPLENINIPSLNDTFSIIYTSGSTGLAKGVELSYLNVASSATSGSEIFFQPGETRVMSYLPLAHITERCVVELPSIYNPAEVFFTESIDTFIEDVKYARPTAFLSVPRLWTKFQSKILAKMPNNRLQLLLKIPIIGQIVARKIRENLGLQDTVLFGSGSAPISPEVLLWFHKIGISIGEGWGMTETSGLSCSNVPFDFEHLGTIGTPQPCVEMKLSEEGEVLIKGDAVFSGYYANEEATKAAFEEGWFKTGDKAELNANGSWRIIGRVKEQFKTSKGKYVSPVPIESSLGRNPDIEQVCVMGIGRKQPIALIVLGEGTPSTAAHVRKELKATLRKVNRELEAHERLDHLILVELPWSIENGLLTPTLKLKRDKIEERYEHLLNLNLPYEVIIESKLTEKDKSSNTAYSKRVSASA is encoded by the coding sequence ATGACAACTTACTGTACGCCGTTAGAACAGTTGAAAGCTAATGTTAAAAAGCACCCTGACAAAGTGTGGCTTCATCAACCTGTTGATCGTAAGTGGCATACTTATACATGGTGTGAGGCAGATATCGCGGCACGGAAAGTCGCAAAAGGTTTAGTTGACAATGGACTAGTCGAGGGGGACAAAGTCTCCATCATCGCTAAAAATTCGGCTGAGTGGTACATATGTGACTTAGCAATAATGATGGCTGGTCTGATTAGTGTCCCGATTTACCCAACAGCAAGTTCAGACAACATAAAGTACGTGTTGGAACATAGTGGCGCTAAAGCGATGTTTATCGGCAAGCTTGATGATTCCAAAGAGCTCAGCAAAGCTTTACCTGATTCATTACTTACCATAGCAATGCCTAGTGCTAAAGTTGATTGCAAGCTTGATTGGCGTGCTTGGTTGCCGATGTTAACGCCACTTGAAAATATTAACATCCCCAGCCTTAACGATACGTTTTCGATCATCTACACCTCTGGTAGCACTGGTTTGGCAAAGGGAGTTGAACTTAGTTATTTAAACGTTGCGTCGTCAGCAACATCTGGCAGTGAGATATTTTTTCAACCGGGGGAAACTCGCGTTATGTCTTATCTGCCATTAGCTCATATCACTGAGCGTTGTGTGGTTGAACTTCCATCGATTTATAATCCAGCTGAAGTGTTTTTTACTGAATCAATTGATACCTTCATTGAAGATGTTAAATATGCTCGCCCAACTGCTTTCCTCTCAGTACCAAGACTATGGACTAAGTTCCAGTCTAAAATCTTGGCGAAGATGCCAAATAATCGTTTACAGCTACTACTAAAAATCCCGATTATTGGCCAAATTGTTGCGCGTAAAATACGTGAAAATCTAGGACTTCAAGACACGGTTTTATTTGGGTCTGGTAGTGCACCTATTTCCCCAGAAGTGCTTCTGTGGTTCCATAAGATCGGTATTAGTATCGGTGAAGGTTGGGGGATGACAGAAACGTCAGGCCTATCGTGTAGCAATGTCCCTTTTGATTTCGAGCACCTTGGAACAATTGGAACGCCTCAACCGTGTGTCGAAATGAAATTATCTGAAGAAGGTGAAGTTCTGATCAAAGGGGATGCTGTCTTCTCGGGATATTACGCAAATGAAGAAGCCACCAAAGCCGCTTTTGAAGAGGGTTGGTTTAAGACGGGTGATAAAGCCGAGCTCAATGCTAATGGCTCGTGGCGAATTATTGGACGAGTAAAAGAACAGTTTAAGACGAGTAAAGGAAAATACGTTTCACCTGTACCCATTGAAAGCAGCTTAGGTAGGAATCCAGATATTGAACAAGTGTGTGTTATGGGAATTGGTAGAAAACAACCGATTGCATTAATTGTTTTAGGCGAAGGCACACCTAGTACCGCTGCGCATGTACGAAAAGAACTTAAAGCTACTTTAAGGAAAGTAAACAGAGAATTAGAAGCTCATGAGCGGCTAGATCACCTGATTTTAGTTGAGCTGCCCTGGAGTATTGAGAATGGCTTGCTAACGCCTACATTAAAGCTCAAAAGGGATAAAATTGAAGAGCGTTATGAACACTTACTTAACTTGAATTTACCTTATGAGGTCATCATTGAAAGTAAATTAACAGAGAAAGATAAGTCTTCTAACACTGCTTACTCTAAACGAGTGTCTGCAAGCGCATAA
- a CDS encoding choice-of-anchor I family protein, translated as MNRKFNKLTLLLPIAVSSALVGCSQSTSTLVTPSTTVTSSQTSLDTFSLQCQSIQQPNMTDATVSGISLVGRAIADAPFDTSAAEIVSYDSCTDKLYVVNAQAQKVDVLSMDADSAPTSEGSIDLQSAAAASGINIGAANSVSTHQGLVAVAIENADKQQNGIIALYRSDTLELITTYTAGALPDMVSFSKDGRYIASANEGEPNADYSIDPEGSVTLVDLTNGPLQAKVTQIDFKAFNQGQPRYAELTDKVRISAPNATVAQDLEPEYLTFADNGKLYVALQENNALAAIDVASAEVDAILGLGGKPWDTAQLDASNKDKKLGNLQSYAMLEGLYMPDSITNYSVDGNTYIVTANEGDGREYGIKTTQQMCDDKGFEWDGDDYQGTENYTTEKDFCIAYIDEVRGKKLDVDSNHPLAGALKDNKQLARLKVIKPQGTLAADQKVQAFGSRSFSIWDESGELVFDSGDDFARIVLDQDPENLNSTNDNNQSGDDRSDDKGVEPEAIEVAEINGKQYAFIGLERQGGIMVYDVTQPKNASFISYLNNRDFTQPVCTKVDEDGDCDNETYNSKAGDLGPESIKYFTRSGNHFIAVGNEVSGSTSVYRVEF; from the coding sequence ATGAATCGTAAATTCAATAAGCTGACACTATTACTGCCTATCGCGGTAAGTTCTGCTCTGGTTGGGTGTTCTCAGTCAACTTCAACGTTGGTAACACCATCAACGACTGTAACATCATCTCAAACGTCACTTGATACTTTTAGCCTCCAATGCCAATCCATTCAACAACCGAACATGACAGATGCCACTGTTTCTGGAATTAGTCTGGTTGGTCGTGCTATTGCTGACGCCCCGTTTGATACTTCTGCAGCCGAAATCGTCAGCTACGATTCATGTACCGACAAGCTTTATGTGGTTAACGCTCAAGCACAGAAAGTTGATGTGCTATCGATGGACGCTGACAGCGCACCAACCTCTGAGGGCTCTATCGACCTTCAATCAGCCGCTGCGGCTTCTGGTATTAATATCGGTGCTGCGAACAGTGTATCGACTCATCAGGGTTTAGTTGCTGTCGCGATTGAAAACGCCGACAAGCAACAAAATGGCATCATTGCTCTGTATCGCTCAGACACGCTAGAGCTTATCACCACATACACTGCTGGTGCATTGCCAGACATGGTGAGCTTTTCTAAGGATGGCCGTTACATCGCATCAGCAAATGAAGGAGAGCCGAATGCGGATTACAGCATTGATCCTGAAGGCTCAGTGACACTGGTGGATTTAACCAACGGTCCGTTGCAAGCGAAAGTGACTCAAATTGATTTTAAGGCATTCAACCAAGGTCAGCCACGCTATGCCGAACTGACAGACAAGGTTCGAATCTCGGCGCCTAATGCAACCGTTGCTCAAGACCTTGAACCGGAATACCTAACGTTTGCTGATAACGGAAAGCTTTACGTAGCCCTGCAAGAGAACAATGCATTGGCAGCAATTGACGTGGCGAGTGCAGAAGTGGATGCGATTCTGGGATTAGGTGGAAAGCCTTGGGATACTGCTCAGTTGGATGCGTCAAACAAAGACAAGAAACTCGGTAATCTACAAAGCTACGCAATGTTAGAAGGCCTTTACATGCCAGACAGCATCACGAACTACAGTGTTGATGGGAACACCTACATTGTGACTGCGAACGAAGGTGATGGCCGTGAATATGGCATCAAGACGACACAACAAATGTGTGATGACAAAGGCTTTGAGTGGGATGGTGACGATTACCAAGGCACCGAAAACTACACCACAGAAAAAGACTTTTGTATTGCTTATATCGATGAAGTGCGTGGTAAGAAGCTAGATGTTGACTCGAACCACCCATTGGCTGGGGCACTCAAAGACAATAAGCAACTTGCTCGTCTTAAAGTGATTAAGCCACAAGGAACACTTGCTGCTGACCAAAAGGTTCAAGCATTCGGTAGCCGTTCTTTCTCTATTTGGGATGAGTCTGGCGAGTTAGTGTTTGATAGCGGTGATGACTTTGCTCGAATCGTTCTTGATCAAGATCCTGAAAACTTAAACAGCACCAATGATAACAACCAAAGCGGTGACGATCGCAGTGATGATAAAGGGGTAGAGCCTGAAGCTATTGAAGTCGCTGAGATTAACGGCAAGCAGTATGCCTTTATTGGACTTGAGCGCCAGGGTGGCATTATGGTTTACGACGTAACGCAGCCTAAGAACGCAAGTTTCATCAGCTATCTAAATAACCGCGACTTTACTCAGCCTGTGTGCACTAAGGTTGATGAAGATGGTGATTGCGACAACGAGACTTACAACTCGAAAGCGGGTGACCTAGGCCCAGAGTCAATCAAGTATTTCACTCGCTCTGGTAACCACTTTATCGCGGTCGGCAATGAAGTGAGCGGCAGCACATCAGTTTATCGCGTTGAGTTTTAA
- the ompW gene encoding outer membrane protein OmpW, with product MKKTVCGIAVIAALMSTNVLAHKEGDFIIRAGAATVSPNESSGPVAGSSSTKFSLDSNTQLGLTFGYMFTDNISFEVLAATPFSHNISATGLGEIADTKHLPPTFMVQYYFGTAESDFRPYVGGGINYTVFFDEGSKIDGLSDVSLDDSWGLAANIGMDYMINDDWFLNASVWYIDIDTTAKYNLGGTDYSTDVDIDPWVFMIGGGYNF from the coding sequence ATGAAAAAAACAGTATGTGGTATTGCGGTTATTGCGGCTCTTATGTCAACCAATGTTCTTGCTCATAAAGAAGGTGATTTCATCATCCGTGCAGGTGCAGCAACGGTATCTCCAAACGAAAGCAGCGGCCCTGTTGCTGGTAGTTCAAGTACTAAATTCTCTCTAGATTCGAATACGCAGCTTGGTCTAACATTTGGCTATATGTTTACCGACAACATCAGCTTTGAAGTTTTAGCTGCAACCCCATTTTCTCACAATATTTCCGCGACTGGTCTTGGTGAAATCGCTGATACAAAACACTTACCACCAACGTTTATGGTTCAGTATTACTTTGGCACCGCAGAGAGTGACTTTCGTCCTTATGTAGGCGGCGGCATCAATTACACCGTATTCTTTGACGAAGGTTCGAAGATCGATGGACTGAGCGATGTATCACTTGATGACTCTTGGGGCTTGGCTGCTAACATCGGTATGGATTACATGATCAACGACGATTGGTTCTTGAATGCGTCAGTTTGGTATATAGATATTGATACGACGGCCAAATATAATTTGGGCGGCACTGATTACTCTACAGACGTTGATATCGACCCATGGGTATTCATGATCGGTGGTGGTTACAACTTCTAA